The Streptomyces sp. 11x1 genomic sequence AGACCTCCGGCGAGTGGACCAACGTCTGGTGGGCCAAGACCGACGACGACAGCGGCAACACCGATGTCTGGGTCAGCGACGTCTACATCCAGGGCGGCGACAACGACGCCCCGGTGCCCGGCCTCCCGGTCTGCTGAGGCCGGTACGCGCCGTCACGGCCGCCCCCGGGCCCCCGGGTGCGGCCGTACGTACTGTTCCAGGCCCGACACCGTCGTCCACCTCCGCTCGGCGAACAACTCCCTGCCCCGGACGCACAGTTCCCGGTTGCCGCGAGCCCGGGCGGCGAACTCGTCGGGTGTGGTGCCGAACAGTTCGCGCAACTCGGCCGAGGCGGCGAGGAGTTCGGTGAGCAGCGGGCGCTGACGGCCGGGATGGGGCCGGGGGTCCGGGCCGCCGTCGCGCAGCACGCCCCACCGGTTGACGTAGATCCAGGCGTGGTCGAGGACCTGGCCCGACTCCAGCTCGACCCGGAAGTCGGCGGCCGGCAGGGCGGCCCGCTGGAAGTTGCCGGTCGGCGAGTCGACGCCCTCGCTGGTGTCGACCACGGCGAGCTGGGCCTCGTCGAGCCAGGTGAGGAACAGGTCGGCGGTCGAGCCGGGGGAGTGGAACGGCGATGCCGAGAGGTAGCCGAGCAGGCTCACATGGGCGGAGACCCCGATCCCGATGCCCGTGACCCGGGCCTTGACCATGGGGATCCGGCACGCGACCCCGCGCTCCGCCATCTTGTGGACGAGCTGCGCCGGACAGGCGTTGGAGCCGACGGAGAGCACCGGCAGCCGGTCCTCGAAGACCAGCGTGTCCAGCGGCAGCATCCGGTTGCCGTCCAGGAGCGCGGACTCGGCCGGCCAGGCGCCGGGATAGCTCAGCGGGTCCTCGCGCGGCGCCACGGCGAGGCCGAGCGCTTCGAGCGTACGAGGGGCGGGGGCGTCCAAGGGTCAGCCCGCGGGCGGGAGTTCGCCCGAACCGCGGGCGATCAGCCGGGTCGGCAGCTCGATGCGCTCGGGGGCGACGAGGGAGCCGTCCAACTGCTGGAAGAGGCGTTCGGCGGCGGTGCGGCCGAGCCGGGAGGGATCCTGGGCGACGACGGTGATGCCCGGCCGGAGCAGATCGGCCAGCTCGAAGTCGTCGAAGCCCACGAGGGCGACCTGACGGGTGTGCTCGGCGAGGACCCGTACGACCGTGACCGTCACCCGGTTGTTGCCCGCGAAGACCGCCGTCACGGGCGAGGGGCCCGACAGCATGTCCTCGGCCGCCCTGCGGACCCGCTCGGGATCGGTGACGCCCAGCGACATCCACGCGTCCTCGACGGGTATGCCGGCGTCCTCCATGGCCGCCCGGTAGCCGCGCAGCCGCTCGGCGGCGGTGTGGATGCGGGGCATGTCGCCGATGAAGCCGATCCGGCGGTGGCCGTGGGCGATGAGATGGGTGACGCCGTCACGGGCCCCGCCGAAGCTGTCCGAGAGCACCACGTCGGCGTCGATCCGCCCGGCCGGGCGGTCCACGAACACCGTGGCGACTCCCGCCCTGATCTCGGGTTCCAGATACCGGTGGTCGTCACCGGCCGGAATGATCACGAGCCCGTCCACCCGGCGGGCGCACAGCGCCAGCGCCAACTCCTGCTCGCGGCCCGGGTCCTCCGCGCTGGACCCGTTGATCAGTAGCGAGCCGTGGGCGCGGGACACCTCCTCCACCGCCCGGCTGAGCGGGCCGTAGAACGGGTCGGCGAGATCCTCCAGGACCAGGCCGATGCTGGCCGTGCGGCCCTTGCGCAGCACCCGGGCGCTGTCGTTGCGCCGGAAGCCGAGCGCCTCGATGGCCTCCTGGACCCTGCGCTCGGTGTCCGGGGTGACGCCCGGCTCGCCGTTCACCACCCGGGAGACCGTCTTCAGACCCACCCCGGCCCGGGCCGCGACGTCCTTCATCGTGGGACGGTTGCCGTAGCGGTTCTCGGGGCGGCGGCTGATGCCGGCTGCGGTCTCGGGCACGGGGCGCTGTCCTGTCCTGTCGTCCACGGGGGCGGTCGCGGGTGCTGCTGCGGGTGCGGCCGGTGGTGCGGGGTGCGTGCGATCGGTGGTGCCGTGTCGAAATGGTGCGGCTGTTGTGGATGTGCCGTCGAGCATAGAGCCTGGACAACGTTGTCACAGCCGGGGGAGACTGTCTATCGCATTCTCTGGCCGGCGCCCCCCACCAGGCGAGCGTCGTGCTGCCGGATTTCCGGCCGGAGATCCGGGTGTCGCTGGATTCGGGCGCCCGGTAGGAGACTCGCAGCGGGAGAACTGACACTGATGCAGACCGACCTCGTGGCCGCGCTCGACATAGGCGGGACCAAGATCGCCGGGGCGCTGGTGGACGGCCACGGCCGGATCCTGGTGCGCGCGCAGCGCCCGACGCCCTCGCGGGAGGACGGCGACACCGTGATGCGGGCCGTCGAGGAGGTGTTCGGCGACCTGGCCGCCGATCCGCGGTGGAGCGGGGCGACGGCGGTGGGGATCGGCAGCGCCGGACCGGTGGACGCCTCCGCCGGAACGGTGAGCCCCGTGAACATCCACGGCTGGCGCGGCTTCCCCCTCGTCGAGCGGGTCCGGGGCGTCACCGGCGGGTTGCCCGTCGAACTGATCGGCGACGGCGCGGCCATCACGGCGGCCGAGCACTGGCAGGGCGCGGCGCGCGGCCACGACAACGCGCTGTGCATGGTCGTGTCGACGGGCGTCGGCGGCGGCCTCGTCCTCGGCGGGAAACTGCACACGGGCCCCACCGGGAACGCCGGCCACATCGGCCACATCAGCGTCGACCTCGACGGTGACGCGTGCCCGTGCGGCGCCCGCGGCTGCGTCGAGCGCATCGCCAGCGGGCCCAACATCGCCCGGCGCGCCCTGGAGAACGGTTGGCGGCCCGGGCCCGACGATGACACCTCCGCCGCCGCGGTCGCCGCCGCGGCGCGGGCCGGCGACCCGGTCGCCGTGGCCTCGTTCGAACGGGCCGCGCAGGCCCTCGCCGCCGGGATCGCGGCCACCGCCGCCCTCGTCGAGATCGATCTCGCGGTCATCGGCGGCGGCGTCGCGAACGCCGGTGACGTCCTCTTCGCCCCTCTCCGCACCGCACTCAAGAACTACGCCACCCTCTCCTTCGTCCAGGGCCTGACGATCGCGCCCGCCGTGATGGGGACCGACGCCGGCCTGGTCGGCGCGGCCGCGGCGGCGCTGACCGGACGACGGAGCGGGCCGGGATCCGGGACGGAGTGATCGGGGCGAGAACGAAACGCGGAAACGGGGCGTGACCCCTCGGGGGCTTCCGCAGTTGAGCGGGGCATGAAGAAGCGCAGCATGCTCGCCATCGCCTCCCTGGCCACCGGTTTCGTCGTCGCGGCCGTCACGCCGTCGCACGGTCTGGAAGCCGCCGACACGCTCGGCAAGACCGACGCACTGAGTAAACTGGACGTCGAGGACACGCTCGGCGAGGTCGGCAAGACGGTCTCCAGCGACAGCCTGGCGGTCGACGACGACGCCCTGGGAGGCCTGGGCCAGGAGGGCAAGGACGGCAAGCAGGGCTGACGTCCTGGTGGGGGGTGACGGATCCTCCGTCCGCCTCCCCACGCACCGCGCACGGCGGGCCCGCTTCGGCGGGGCCCGCCGTCGTCGTATTCCGGCTCCTCATCAGCGGCTGGTTTCCGTGGCGGAGTGGAGGGCAAGCCTCAGGGGGTCAACAGAAGAGGGGGAACCGTGATCGTCTGGATCAACGGTGCGTTCGGTGCGGGGAAGACCACCACCGCACGGGAACTGATCGAACTGATCCCGAACAGCACGCTCTTCGACCCCGAGGTCATCGGCGGCGCCCTGACGCACATGCTGCCGGCCAAACGCCTCGCCGAGGTCGGCGACTTCCAGGACCTGCCGAGCTGGCGCCGGCTGGTGGTCGAGACCGCCGCCGCACTGCTCGCCGAGCTGGGCGGCACCCTCGTGGTCCCCATGACCCTGCTCCGCCAGGAGTACCGCGACGAGATCTTCGGCGGCCTCGCCTCCCGCCGCATCCCTGTACGGCACCTGCTCCTGGCCCCGGCTGAAACGATACTGCGGGAGCGAATAGCCGGGCGGGAGATCCCGCCCGACCTCCCCGAGGGCGAGATGCGGCTGCGTCAATGGGCGTACGACCACATCGCGCCGTACCGCGCCGCGCTGAGCGGCTGGCTCACCTCGGACGCCCATCTCGTCGACACCGGCACCCTCACCCCGTACGAGACCGCGCGGCGCATCGCCGATGCCGTGGCCACCGACGGGGTA encodes the following:
- a CDS encoding LacI family DNA-binding transcriptional regulator, whose amino-acid sequence is MPETAAGISRRPENRYGNRPTMKDVAARAGVGLKTVSRVVNGEPGVTPDTERRVQEAIEALGFRRNDSARVLRKGRTASIGLVLEDLADPFYGPLSRAVEEVSRAHGSLLINGSSAEDPGREQELALALCARRVDGLVIIPAGDDHRYLEPEIRAGVATVFVDRPAGRIDADVVLSDSFGGARDGVTHLIAHGHRRIGFIGDMPRIHTAAERLRGYRAAMEDAGIPVEDAWMSLGVTDPERVRRAAEDMLSGPSPVTAVFAGNNRVTVTVVRVLAEHTRQVALVGFDDFELADLLRPGITVVAQDPSRLGRTAAERLFQQLDGSLVAPERIELPTRLIARGSGELPPAG
- a CDS encoding NUDIX domain-containing protein: MIVWINGAFGAGKTTTARELIELIPNSTLFDPEVIGGALTHMLPAKRLAEVGDFQDLPSWRRLVVETAAALLAELGGTLVVPMTLLRQEYRDEIFGGLASRRIPVRHLLLAPAETILRERIAGREIPPDLPEGEMRLRQWAYDHIAPYRAALSGWLTSDAHLVDTGTLTPYETARRIADAVATDGVPVCDIVQTPEPTAETVAAGVLLFDEQDRVLLVDPTYKPGWEFPGGVVEAGEAPARAGVREVLEETGIRLDEVPRLLVVDWEAPVAPRYGGLRLLFDGGRLDVSGPQRPVLPGTELRDWRFVTEEQAADLLPPVRYERLRWALRARERGAALYLEAGVPV
- a CDS encoding ROK family protein, which translates into the protein MQTDLVAALDIGGTKIAGALVDGHGRILVRAQRPTPSREDGDTVMRAVEEVFGDLAADPRWSGATAVGIGSAGPVDASAGTVSPVNIHGWRGFPLVERVRGVTGGLPVELIGDGAAITAAEHWQGAARGHDNALCMVVSTGVGGGLVLGGKLHTGPTGNAGHIGHISVDLDGDACPCGARGCVERIASGPNIARRALENGWRPGPDDDTSAAAVAAAARAGDPVAVASFERAAQALAAGIAATAALVEIDLAVIGGGVANAGDVLFAPLRTALKNYATLSFVQGLTIAPAVMGTDAGLVGAAAAALTGRRSGPGSGTE